One part of the Trypanosoma brucei brucei TREU927 chromosome 4, complete sequence genome encodes these proteins:
- a CDS encoding ribosomal protein S19, putative, whose protein sequence is MAVARTKANSKIRRIGKKKGATLRDVHPWRWVKICSQHFKQEGKMMVPNCAEIVKTSHGRERAPQNPDWYYIRCAAVLRAVYLRPGVGYGGLSKRFSSKKNRGSRPEITTRASKGLLHWCCKSLTKLELLEKCKGAGHRVTKLGRKVADTIAFKIALRKMGAETKAK, encoded by the coding sequence atggCTGTCGCTCGCACAAAGGCTAATTCCAAGATCCGCCGCatcggaaagaagaagggcgCGACTCTGCGTGATGTTCACCCATGGCGCTGGGTGAAGATCTGCAGCCAACATTTCAAGCAGGAGGGTAAAATGATGGTACCAAACTGTGCAGAAATTGTCAAGACTTCACACGGCCGCGAGCGCGCCCCGCAGAATCCCGACTGGTATTACATCCGTTGCGCCGCTGTGCTCCGTGCGGTGTACCTGCGCCCTGGTGTGGGATATGGTGGCCTCAGTAAGCGCTTCTCCAGCAAGAAAAACCGCGGAAGCCGTCCTGAGATTACAACTCGCGCTTCAAAAGGTCTCCTTCACTGGTGTTGCAAGAGCCTTACCAAGTTGGAATTGCTTGAGAAATGCAAGGGAGCTGGACATCGTGTTACTAAACTCGGTCGCAAGGTGGCAGACACCATTGCCTTCAAGATTGCCCTCCGCAAGATGGGCGCTGAGACAAAGGCAAAGTAA
- a CDS encoding NADPH--cytochrome p450 reductase, putative (similar to NADPH--cytochrome P450 reductase (EC 1.6.2.4) (CPR) (P450R). (Swiss-Prot:P16435) [Homo sapiens]), giving the protein MEENEGIGTITILYGTQTGSAEQLAFTFASLAIKRGFKRCVCLPADEFPLDKWRDATPLVIICSNANQGEAPDSIRISWAQLLHSTAPSMDGLRFAVFGTGDSIYPKFNYMAKMLHNRLRQLGGTPLLNRGLGDESDRKGYDEVFLPWVLELWRALGLVSEDDSHLKEENPSDAPLLCKYEVVPCNDESAPQGGVDVAVRRREPVFNCRLVQNKRLTAEDHLQAVHHIAFSRETTPAEGSLLPYDTPLAFEVGDALGVYCTNEDAIIDRVLTQVNEDGDKVVCIKPNNSQGIIQQQEQPFFNRPMTLRFFLKHYVDLEAVVSRSFFRMMAHYAEDAELKERLWELSSSDNLDDFMWYCQREKRNVAEVLDDFRAVRPPLALLLSFMPPMRARLFSISSSPYVDCDTFHLTVALVEWQTPYKRTRRGLCSSRLTSAKPGDVFTCFLWDGTMITPSTPAPLLCVGTGTGVAPIRSLIRECAGHSDIWGEVPILLFFGCRNETKDYLYQQEWADLKRDHLKQLQVLPAFSRDGEKKFYVQHQIGRHARRVAKLLDAGATIYVCGNSKQMPKDVATTLEDVVTQCCCEGDEAKSQEYMKQLRKQGRYVVDTWSV; this is encoded by the coding sequence atggaggaaaatgaagggattGGAACTATAACCATTCTCTACGGCACTCAAACGGGTTCTGCAGAGCAGTTGGCCTTCACGTTTGCTTCTCTGGCCATAAAACGTGGGTTCAAACGCTGTGTTTGTCTTCCTGCCGACGAATTCCCGCTCGATAAGTGGCGTGATGCCACACCGCTGGTTATTATATGTTCAAATGCCAATCAGGGCGAAGCTCCGGATTCTATTAGAATTTCGTGGGCACAGCTACTGCATTCCACAGCTCCATCCATGGACGGATTGCGCTTCGCTGTATTTGGAACCGGGGACTCAATTTATCCAAAGTTCAATTACATGGCGAAAATGCTTCACAACAGGCTTCGGCAACTCGGAGGCACTCCGCTTTTAAATCGCGGTCTTGGGGATGAGAGTGACAGGAAGGGCTATGATGAAGTTTTCCTGCCATGGGTGCTGGAACTGTGGCGCGCTCTAGGTTTGGTAAGTGAAGATGACAGTCATCtcaaagaggaaaatccTTCCGACGCACCTCTTCTATGCAAGTACGAGGTGGTTCCTTGTAATGATGAGTCCGCGCCACAAGGGGGCGTGGATGTGGCAGTTCGTAGACGGGAACCAGTGTTTAACTGCAGGTTAGTTCAGAACAAACGGCTTACAGCGGAAGATCATTTACAGGCGGTGCATCATATTGCTTTCTCGCGTGAAACTACGCCCGCTGAGGGAAGCTTGCTACCATACGACACTCCTCTTGCTTTTGAAGTTGGAGACGCACTGGGAGTGTACTGTACTAATGAGGATGCTATCATCGATAGGGTACTGACCCAAGTTAATGAGGACGGGGACAAGGTGGTTTGTATAAAACCCAACAACTCACAGGGTATTATCCAACAACAGGAGCAACCGTTTTTTAATCGACCAATGACGCTTCGGTTCTTTTTGAAGCATTACGTGGACCTGGAAGCGGTGGTGAGTCGTTCATTTTTCAGAATGATGGCCCACTACGCTGAGGATGCTGAACTCAAGGAAAGACTGTGGGAACTCTCGTCATCGGATAACTTGGATGATTTTATGTGGTACTGCCAGcgggaaaaaaggaatgttGCGGAAGTTCTGGATGACTTCCGAGCTGTGCGACCGCCGCTAGCATTGTTGCTTAGTTTCATGCCGCCCATGCGTGCccgccttttttccatttcctcctcaccgTATGTTGACTGCGACACTTTCCACCTCACTGTCGCACTTGTGGAGTGGCAAACACCTTACAAACGAACTCGCAGGGGATTATGCAGCTCCCGTCTTACCTCAGCGAAGCCCGGCGATGTCTTCACTTGCTTCCTTTGGGATGGCACGATGATTACGCCCTCCACACCGGCCCCGCTGCTGTGTGTTGGAACTGGGACTGGTGTGGCGCCTATACGGTCCTTAATTCGCGAATGTGCTGGGCACTCTGACATTTGGGGTGAGGTCcccatccttcttttcttcggaTGCCGGAACGAGACGAAGGACTATCTGTATCAGCAGGAGTGGGCCGACTTAAAGCGCGACCACCTGAAGCAGCTGCAAGTTCTTCCCGCATTTTCTAGGgatggagagaaaaagttCTACGTTCAACATCAAATTGGTCGTCACGCCAGACGGGTCGCGAAGTTGCTGGATGCAGGAGCAACCATCTATGTGTGTGGTAATTCGAAACAAATGCCCAAAGATGTTGCCACGACACTCGAAGATGTCGTCACACAGTGCTGTTGTGAAGGAGATGAAGCGAAGAGTCAGGAGTACATGAAGCAACTGAGGAAACAAGGAAGGTATGTGGTGGATACATGGTCTGTGTAG
- a CDS encoding RNA-binding protein, putative (similar along entire length to SP:O75821: Eukaryotic translation initiation factor 3 subunit 4 (eIF-3 delta)(eIF3 p44) (eIF-3 RNA-binding subunit) (eIF3 p42) (eIF3g). {Homo sapiens}) encodes MATWADDMEPIALGEDFGGNQLTPQEAKALADKEAAWKNAKVVTETITDAENKQYEIVKRVLQYRVDREATPVDVRAKWKRFGRATNPADQKDLVSRDPPIVLELGEVDPFERMAREEVMRLMNEVERYTVEVKDVHLARYAKVKEEQERAAKEAAAPDDQGKERTWAAARGDKTSVQHKEDTDRRLRITNISDDISREELYNIFNTDEYRIDKLFLPTDGKTSNYRGFAFITFETPEQAERCLSRTKGVARFKNTVMHIVRALPEGAKQRN; translated from the coding sequence ATGGCAACATGGGCCGATGATATGGAGCCCATTGCCCTCGGTGAGGACTTTGGGGGAAACCAGTTGACGCCACAAGAGGCGAAAGCACTAGCAGATAAGGAGGCGGCGTGGAAGAATGCTAAGGTAGTCACTGAGACCATCACCGATGCTGAGAATAAGCAGTACGAAATTGTAAAGAGAGTGCTCCAATATCGTGTGGATCGTGAGGCCACTCCAGTGGATGTCCGCGCCAAGTGGAAGCGTTTTGGGAGGGCTACAAATCCTGCAGACCAAAAGGATCTCGTGTCCCGGGATCCCCCAATTGTGCTGGAGTTAGGTGAAGTTGATCCATTCGAGCGCATGGCACGGGAGGAGGTTATGCGTCTCATGAATGAAGTCGAGCGCTATACTGTGGAGGTTAAGGATGTCCATCTCGCGCGGTACGCGAAGGTTAAGGAGGAGCAGGAGCGGGCTGCTAAGGAGGCCGCCGCACCTGATGACCAGGGGAAGGAACGCACGTGGGCGGCAGCGAGAGGAGACAAAACTTCCGTTCAGCACAAGGAGGATACCGACCGCCGCTTGCGCATCACGAACATTTCGGATGATATTTCGCGAGAGGAGCTATATAACATCTTCAACACGGATGAGTACCGCATCGATAAGCTCTTCTTGCCAACTGATGGTAAAACATCCAACTACAGGGGCTTTGCCTTCATCACATTCGAAACACCCGAGCAGGCTGAGCGGTGCCTCAGCAGGACAAAAGGTGTTGCACGCTTTAAGAACACGGTTATGCATATTGTACGTGCTCTTCCCGAAGGTGCGAAACAGCGCAACTGA
- a CDS encoding serine/threonine protein phosphatase, putative: MQEEEGNLEELVYFYPPSTTPPAVGKYTQLISDLLQSVSIVDALPRGAAQAGILCQDTKEVLESENTVLEIAIPRQDNLVIVGDIHGQFADMLSNVLSIQLNLNNTKATDGRGSPSTEIYKFLFLGDYVDRGPQSLEVITLLFALKVEYPEHIFLLRGNHEEAQTSRLYGFFQECKSKLEGTGDRGPASVDITSSTWLQYNTVFCWLPLAAVVACPSGMFFCTHGGLSPHTLSVPLLRSLRRNEYGMVDDFEDTFYTPTSRGGDDMLEGPGAKARLVIDGLLWSDPEDQVSGCQMNNRGCGFIFGPDVTRSFLDRNYSYGFPPSKRQLIGEMKPGMQFILRGHQCAREGYMWCHGGLVLTLFSAPNYCGMHGNKGAVALLRGQVQAGKDRVELEFNVYDTVVRGGSDNLVACLSPFAFAHYFSGDS, translated from the coding sequence AtgcaagaagaggaagggaattTGGAGGAACTGGTGTACTTTTATCCACCAAGCACCACGCCACCTGCTGTAGGAAAGTACACACAGCTGATTTCGGACCTACTGCAAAGTGTTTCCATCGTTGATGCACTTCCCCGTGGCGCTGCGCAGGCCGGTATTTTATGCCAAGACACGAAGGAAGTGCTTGAAAGTGAGAACACGGTGCTAGAGATTGCCATACCACGACAAGACAACTTGGTTATTGTCGGTGATATTCATGGTCAATTTGCAGATATGCTCAGTAATGTACTCTCTATTCAGTTAAACCTCAACAACACTAAGGCAACGGACGGTCGCGGATCACCTTCCACAGAGATATACAAGTTTCTATTTCTCGGCGATTATGTGGACCGCGGGCCTCAAAGCCTGGAGGTCATCACTTTATTATTTGCACTAAAGGTGGAATACCCCGAGCACATCTTCTTATTGCGTGGCAACCACGAGGAGGCGCAGACATCCCGCCTCTATGGTTTCTTTCAGGAATGCAAGTCTAAATTAGAGGGGACGGGAGATCGCGGGCCAGCTAGCGTGGATATAACGAGTAGCACATGGCTTCAATACAACACTGTGTTTTGTTGGTTGCCATTAGCTGCTGTTGTGGCCTGTCCTTCAGGTATGTTCTTCTGCACTCATGGTGGTCTCAGCCCTCACACCTTGTCAGTTCCACTATTGAGATCACTCCGCCGTAATGAGTACGGCATGGTGGATGATTTTGAGGACACATTTTATACTCCAACATCGAGGGGGGGCGATGACATGTTGGAGGGCCCTGGAGCGAAGGCTCGCCTCGTGATAGATGGTTTATTGTGGTCCGATCCGGAAGACCAAGTTAGTGGATGTCAAATGAATAATCGGGGCTGCGGTTTCATATTCGGGCCAGACGTCACGAGGTCTTTCCTTGACCGCAACTACAGTTATGGATTTCCTCCCTCGAAGAGGCAACTAATAGGAGAGATGAAACCTGGAATGCAATTCATCCTGCGCGGTCATCAATGCGCCCGTGAGGGTTATATGTGGTGTCACGGTGGTCTCGTATTAACTCTTTTCTCAGCCCCAAACTATTGTGGAATGCATGGTAATAAGGGGGCGGTGGCACTTCTACGAGGGCAGGTGCAAGCGGGGAAAGATCGTGTGGAATTGGAATTTAACGTTTACGATACGGTCGTGAGGGGGGGAAGTGACAATCTCGTTGCGTGTTTGAGTCCTTTTGCCTTCGCACATTACTTTTCAGGTGACAGTTGA
- a CDS encoding glycosylphosphatidylinositol (GPI) anchor, putative: MKRVPCHRAMVVVAALLFLLCVTTRTQALKPTVPRTERRYTVHVQPLTTGLDDDGLESTLVSLTMTTSLWLPKGSAEDREEHLSFNEELDPFWVHVLRRRRFDLIEWSGCGGSWRPEWTSTLHNRKHPVDKSTAELIHDLSHHSVCSQSTLSACGWVSTSSNGNNDGNATSAGEEDLRHHHQWLAQFVSSLLSSPLTWWDDTPRFVRPIGALHSVPAGNSVFASSGYSGKFGDVRWCSYHHAQQDTLCTQHVTALLNGGRSGKDVEERIPRGIFRAGLVSMEDFFSSVFHHFRFEVKQSPTTEGGEARGNHTNEEAEIKLVMRMAFVEQNKKFDALSSHWKESFPEYAPSVDFITGSQLNAKLSSALQTLKKIQGARSGNDNQALGNVEVTPTAQHFISAVGYDRGTYRLVVNPTPEVPTSGNSNTKSRHEQSLMLQPGDTLEALLFFPLHLMRPSLHEMRAGAGLESRVENAFVDESANVLVVLVHTTVTETAMRPLEAGVQSNGFVLCEFPFRFGWSANKDMPPDANSNRILPQPVIRVGRHVCSAGGKVGEGDKASGAQNCGMSRCASISNKRIDHQGSLESLMESMRRDNNRKGPCVCYFWLRCSNVAGSTLPVPDPAMVFNVVTLGLIFSAIVAGGVVRSTKRLFDVEESGADDENPLIIRIILRIMKRLRKRRAAAAGTG, encoded by the coding sequence ATGAAGCGAGTGCCGTGCCACCGGGCCATGGTGGTAGTGGCAGCCctgttgttccttttgtgtgtaacaacacgcacacaagcGCTGAAGCCCACTGTTCCGAGGACAGAAAGGCGATACACGGTGCATGTGCAACCGCTGACAACAGGTCTTGACGACGATGGCCTGGAATCCACACTTGTTTCCCTAACTATGACCACTTCATTATGGCTTCCGAAGGGTTCTGCTGAGGATAGGGAAGAACACTTAAGTTTCAATGAAGAGCTAGACCCGTTTTGGGTACACGTCTTACGGCGACGGCGCTTCGATTTGATTGAATGGTCTGGTTGTGGTGGCTCGTGGCGGCCTGAGTGGACGTCTACTTTACATAACCGAAAGCACCCTGTTGACAAGAGCACAGCAGAGCTGATTCACGACCTCTCACATCACTCTGTTTGTTCCCAGTCCACTCTATCTGCGTGTGGGTGGGTCAGCACGAGCTCAAACGGGAATAATGATGGTAACGCGACGAGTGCAGGTGAGGAGGATTTGCGTCACCACCATCAATGGTTGGCACAGTTTGTCTCGTCACTACTTTCATCCCCGCTTACCTGGTGGGACGACACACCACGTTTTGTTCGACCGATTGGGGCGCTCCATTCGGTTCCCGCGGGTAATTCCGTTTTCGCCTCTTCGGGATACTCTGGTAAGTTTGGGGACGTTCGCTGGTGTTCGTATCACCATGCCCAGCAGGATACACTTTGCACGCAGCATGTAACAGCCCTGCTGAATGGTGGTCGCTCAGGCAAAGACGTGGAAGAACGCATCCCTCGGGGTATATTCCGGGCGGGACTCGTTTCTATGGAagacttcttttcctccgtaTTTCACCACTTCCGTTTCGAGGTGAAGCAATCACCCACCACTGAAGGGGGTGAGGCCAGGGGTAACCACACAAATGAGGAAGCCGAGATTAAGCTTGTGATGCGTATGGCTTTCGTTGAACAGAATAAAAAGTTCGATGCACTTTCTTCCCACTGGAAAGAGTCTTTTCCCGAGTATGCTCCCAGTGTTGACTTCATTACGGGTTCTCAGTTGAACGCTAAGCTCAGTTCGGCTCTGCAAACCCTGAAAAAAATCCAAGGGGCCCGAAGTGGTAACGACAATCAAGCGCTAGGCAATGTGGAGGTGACACCTACTGCTCAGCACTTCATTTCTGCCGTCGGGTATGACCGTGGCACGTACAGGTTGGTGGTGAATCCAACGCCTGAAGTGCCCACATCAGGTAACTCAAACACCAAAAGCCGTCACGAACAGTCGCTTATGTTGCAACCGGGGGACACGTTAGAggcccttcttttcttccctttgcatttGATGCGTCCGTCTCTCCACGAGATGCGGGCGGGTGCGGGGTTGGAGTCAAGGGTAGAAAATGCTTTTGTCGATGAAAGCGCCAACGTATTGGTTGTTCTCGTTCACACTACTGTGACAGAAACTGCCATGCGGCCACTTGAAGCAGGGGTGCAAAGTAATGGATTTGTGCTCTGTGAATTTCCTTTCCGGTTCGGATGGTCCGCAAACAAAGATATGCCCCCTGATGCCAACAGCAACCGCATTCTTCCACAACCCGTCATTCGTGTTGGACGGCACGTGTGTTCAGCGGGTGGAAAGGTAGGAGAAGGGGACAAGGCGTCTGGAGCCCAAAACTGTGGGATGTCACGTTGCGCCTCAATCTCTAACAAGCGCATCGACCACCAGGGATCACTGGAGTCACTAATGGAGAGTATGCGGcgcgacaacaacagaaaaggtCCTTGTGTCTGTTACTTTTGGTTGCGGTGCAGCAATGTGGCGGGGTCGACTTTACCCGTACCGGATCCCGCTATGGTTTTCAACGTCGTAACGCTGGGTCTCATATTCTCTGCCATTGTGGCAGGGGGCGTGGTCCGTTCGACTAAGCGGCTCTTTGATGTTGAAGAATCCGGTGCAGATGATGAGAACCCGCTCATAATTCGCATTATTCTCAGAATCATGAAGAGGTTGCGGAAACGTCGTGCGGCCGCTGCTGGCACTGGCTAA